A segment of the Fibrobacter succinogenes subsp. succinogenes S85 genome:
GTACATATAAAATCCAAATCCACCCGTATAGTACTTTTGTCCCAAAGGATCCTGTTTGAACTGTTTTTGCTCTTCCAAATACTTTTGGACCGGGCCAATAAACAAATCCTTCAAATACGCGGCATGATCCGAATAAGGATACTCCTCAACATACTTTTTGATCAAAGCGAGGAATTCCTCAAGAGAAGACAAATCTTCATTATAGTTCAAAACAACAACGTCGTCCCCTTCACCCACCGTAGAAGCGTGAGCAGCAACAAAGTCCAAATAAATGAGGGTCTTGTGCAAAAGTTTGTACTCTTGCCTTTCATCCGAAGCATCTATGCGCACACATAATGAATCAACAAATCGCTTATCCATTTTATTCGTTTGTATCAGATAACGATTCAACAAATCTTCAACTTCAACACGGCTTACAGCAGGGCGCGTGTAGTTTTTATCAAAGATATCCCGGTGAATGTCTCCGTAGAAAACAAGAGCATCCTCAAATCGGCCCAATTCAAGATTCACCAAATACTCTTCCATTTCCGAAAGCGGAGCACCATTCTCCACATTCGTTTTCAAGTAGTCCAACGCTTCACCGGCACGTTCGTAGTCTCGGCACTCCAAAGACTTTCGAAGAACATCTCGAGCACGGTCATACAGTTCTTTTTTGGATGGCTGAGAGAAAGCCACGACACTAAGCAAAAGCAATGAAAGTAGAATTCGCATTTTCATAATTTACCACAAATAAATTCCAAGTCCAAGATTGAAGAAAAAGCTAGTCGTTTCGCCCTTAACATACTTATGATCAAAATCAATATTTGAAAAACCAAGTTTGCCTACAAGAGAAAAACTGGAGAAAGCATGATCGGCATAAAAGAGGAAAGCCGTAATGAACTTGAAATCCACATTCACAGCAGCAGTAAAAGTCATCGGGCCAGAATCATTGCCATAAGCCACCCATTCGTCATCTTTCGGGCGCATTTCCATAAACGATTTACCCCAAGCGATATAGGGGCGCACCTTAAGATAACGGCTGTCAAACGCCACAAAGCCAAGCCCGACCTCATAAGTATGGCTACCCGTCATTCCATTATTGACGAGTTCACCCAAAATGGCAAAGCGCTTTATTTGAGCATAGATTTCAATGTTTATAGGTAAATTTTCGACTTCAAAGCGTTCCCTGTTGTAAAAGTTCTTGGAACCAGAAGCTCCACCCAATGAGATAAAGAGAGCGTTCAAGCCAAAGCCGCCAGAATAGAGTTTTTCCTGAATGATATTCTCTTTTTGCTCCTTACGCCTTTGCAACATGAATTCCACAGGATCCATCCTTGAAAGAGGCAAGTAAATGCAATTCTTTATCCACGGAACATCAGGATCATTCGAATAGTCAGCAATAAGCGATTCCGCCAAATGCAAAACAATCGTTCCATACTTTTCGCTCTTGTACGCTTCAGGGAGCAAGAGCAACATTTTGAGCTTATCGCGTTTGCGCTTCGGAAGCTTTTTCAGGACTTCTTCATTCAATGAATAAAATTCATTTTTGAATTCAGTGCGTTCACGCAATCTCTGTTGAAGATATATTTCCAATCCGTCTTGAGATGCAAACACGACATTCTGTTCGTAACGGGACGTATCATAAACACCACGATAAAATTCTACTAAATAATCAAGCAGCTTATCGTACTTTTGGATTTCAATATAAATCACTTCCTTTTCAATAGAACTCAACGGAATGACCATGCGATTTTCCATTGTCGAGAGTGTATCCATAAGTTTCAAGACTTGGGAATAATCCTTTTCCTTCAATGATTCAAGAAGGTTATCACGAGCTCTGTAAATCGGCTCCATATCTGAAGATTCTGCCATCAGGCTCTGTTCAAATTTGTCTAGGCTTGGTTGTTCAGATTCGGCCGAATTTTCGGCAGAACCGTTGAGCATCAGACTCTTTTCAAATTCGTCAAAATTTTTATTTATTGATGGCTGTGCAAACGAGGCTATAGAGCAAAGCAATATCAAAAGGAAGAATGGTTTCATTTGTGAGCCTATTCCGGAAGATAGTACAGGTCAACAACAGACGCGGTAGAGCCATAATACTCGCCTGTCTTTTTCACAAAAACAAAGTTTGCACCTTGTTTCCTGGCTACGCTTTTAAAAACTTCCTCGTTACCAAAAGCACTTCCTGTCAACAGAAGCGTATTCACATGTTCTGCTTTTTCAGGAATTATCGGGAGCAAAGATGCCGGTATAATGGCAACTTCAACAGATTCATCAAGCGGCGCTCGTCGCAAGGATTGCTGAGTCCCATTTTGATTTGAACCTGCACATCCCGCAAAAGACAATGCGAGCAATGCAATAGAAATTTTCTGCCCAACCAATCTCATTTATCATCCTTCTCAAATTTATCAAGATAAATATACAAATTCACATCAGTCGGCAAGACAAACTCATTAAAAATTCAGTTCAAACAAACACAAACAACGTTTATTATTATCTATTGGAATCGGCCATGTATACATCGTTCCATTGATATGTATTCGATTTGAAAGATTTACTTAGCGAAGAGCCGTCAACAAGAGTTATGTCGCTTGATTTAGCCCTTTCTTTAGCATCTACTCCAAATTCACTATTGGTAAAAACAACAGGCTTAAAAACCTTTCCCGAATATTTTTCCTTGTAGACATTTGCGCCAACAGCCACTTCGCCCAAAGCTTCAACACCGACTTTGTTACGAGAATGTTTGCACTGAATAGCCAAATTGTCTTTGGAACCAAAAGCAAGCACATCGACGCCCTTATCACCACTGCGCGGAGTAACAACAGTCTTATACCCTAATGCAGCATAGAAAACAGCCACAAACGCTTCGAACAGATATTCATTCATATCATCAATATCCTCGAGAGCAACATAGGATTGGTCGTCCGCCATGGTCGTACCAAAAAGTTTTCCATCAAGTTCCTTCTGAACCACTTCAATACGATCGGTAGGATACAATGATGCAGACGCAAGGTGCGTTTTATTTTGTAGAAGAGCATCCAGCACAACATCAAACGAATCAAAGTTATCACACACAGCCATTGGGAAATGAACATAGACGTCCTTGGTCTGCCCAATACGATAAACACGATCTGTCGCTTGCATTTCCTTCGCAGGATTCCAATGACGGGAATAATGAATCACATGGTTTGCACCCACCACATTCAAGCCGACACCAGCAGCAAGTTGCGACATAATGATAACGTTGAAGCCGCTTTTTTCCTGGAAAATATCAACCGTTTTTTGGCGCGAGACTTTATTGCCCCTGTCAGATGTCGATGTATCGCCGTTGATGACACTCGCCTCGATTCCAAACTTTTGGAGCAAAATACGCTGGAACATCCGTTGCATATCGCGACGGTCCGTGAAGATAATCACCTTTTCGTTTTTCGCCCGAATATCTTCAAGAATCCGCATCGTTGCAGACAACTTTGCAGAACTACGAATCAAGTCATCTACAGAAAGGTGGTCTACATCCTTAAAATCCAAATACGGATGGTCACTGATTTTTCTCAAGCTCTGAATGCGTTCAAACGGATGGGCGTGAGTCTTTATTCCCAAGTTAATTGCGGCAACATAGCGGCTGTATTGTTCAGAAGGCATGGGAACTTTGTGATACTCCACATGTTTTTCGGGCAAGTCCTTACTCACTTCAGACTTAATGCGGCGAAGGAAGTAGCCACCCAATTCATGCCTCAACTTGTTTCCCAACATGGCGATATCGGTTTCAGCATCTTTGAGCGGGTCTTGGTACTTTCGGGCAAATTCCTTAGCGTTTCCAAGCAATCCCGGTACTGCAAAATCCATAATGCACCACAAATCCATGTAGGTATTTTCAACAGGAGTACCCGTCATTGAAATGCGCAAATCGCTTTTCAATGCTTTCGCTGCATTCGTCACCATAGCACCAGGGGCCTTCACTTTTTGCGCTTCGTCCAACACAATTACCGCAAAATCAATCGCAGCAAGAGTAAACTGTCCACGGCGCATAGCCTCATACCCCACAACCATGATATGCTTATAGGCATGAAATGCAACAAAGCCCTTATTTTCATTAGGAATGCGCTCTACAATTTCAATATTCATTCCTTCTTTAAAGAATCGCTTGTATTCACGAACCCAGTTTTCAAGCAAAGACACCGGAGCAACAATGAGATACGGTTTATTCGCAGCATTATTAAATCGAGAATGCCAATCGAGCATGTAAAGCACTTGAAGGGTTTTTCCAAGCCCCATATCATCGGCCAAAAGCCCGCCTTTTGCATTTTTAGCCAAATTCTGCAACCACGCAATACCTTCAACCTGATGGTCTTTTAGCTTGAATTCTTTTTGAAGATAAGGATTTTCTTCCAACGTAAGATGCTTTGGCAAATAATTCTGTTCCTTGGTGACATCGTAACCAGTCACTTCCAGATTTTCTTCAATCAGAAGCACTTCGTGCTGTTTCTTTTTCTCTTCAATAGAATTCGGGCCTGTCGCGGTAACAGCTTCTTTTTTACGAAGCTGTTCTTTAGCAAACTTTTCCATTTTCTCGGCTTCACCGATGGAAATATTCGCGCCCTTGTATTCGCAATATGGTTTATTTTCTCGCTTTGCCGTAGCTATAGCTTCGCTAAATTCAGCGAGTTCCGTTGCATTCTTTATGGCGATTTTCGTTGTACCATTCGTACGGTCTTCAACTTCGAAAGAAGGAATCCACTGCGATTTATAAGGCGTAATAAACGGATAGACTTTCGGTTCATACAAGCCCTTTCCTATCACTCGGTCGCTATAAAAAGCAGACAAATCAGTCACTTCGGGATCAAAGAATTCTTCCGGATGTTCTACAATGGCCTTGATTTCTTCTGGATTTTTGACTTTGCGTTTTTGCTTGACTTTCTTGAGCGATTCCTGAACCGGAGTATCCAAGACAACAATAGTCTTCTGTACCCCTTTTGCCATCGGATAATGGTCATGGACTTCCGAACTGCCATCAAACTTTTTAACAAATTCATCATTTGATGAATCATCAATGGAGGGAGTAATTTCAAGTTCACCATTGTTATAAGAAATGTCAAGCCGAACATTCTTTGGCAAAACGACATTTCTGTTATTTAAAGTTTCGTCAAGCGCCGAAGCAGATTCTTTAGACAGCTCCTTGATTTCGGCAAAGCTCTTGTAAGACTCCAATTTACTTTTAGACTGCAATCCATTAAATTCAGCCAACGCTTTTACAAGGCGATATTGTTCTAGAGTCAGCAGATATTCAATCTGTTCACCTTTGACTATCAACGAAACGACAGGTCCTTTCTGCTCTTTTTTAGGAAGTTCATCGCCACACGGAGCAAAAGACTTGTAAGAGACCTCATAGGTGAATGCGGGCGTAAAGGGAATTCCCTGATGGGAAACAAGAATTTCAAACGGATAGAGTGGCGGAAGCCCCACAATTTCGCGTTCAAATTCATTTAGCTCATAGACATTTTCAAAGGGAACATCTATACCGCCATCCGCAAGTAGCGTGGCAAAACCATTATCCGTCAACGTCTTCAAAAAAGGAGCGTTGGTATTATCAAAGACAAAACTTGTTTCCGTAATTTTGATACTATCTAACATATCGTTTCATCCACATAAGAAGAGGATATTCCCAGTTACTCGATTTATGGACCATTCTGCAACTGTAAGCGTAAGAAGTATCCATATTCGGAAGATAAGGCTTTTTCAAATCATTTACCGAATATATGCGATTAGCACCCAGGAGTTGGTCCACATTTTCATCATTTCGGTAGATGTACAAGGCATTTCCCTTTTCCGAAAATTCAATAAACTTGTACGAACCAATGGTCATTACAAACGCATACGCACTGGTCTGCGACGCAGTAACCTTAAAGCAGTAATCCAAGGAATCCTTCAACGATTCAATTCGCGACAAGCGCCTCTTGCCATCTGCGGGTCCAATGACTTTAACATCCGAAATAGTCTTAGTCAACTGTAACCAAAATTCTTTACGCCGCGGGTCAACGATCAACGTTTGGAAAATTTCGTTGATATATTCTTGAATCAGCCAAAAATTCACGATTTGCCGTGCATTTTCAACTTTTTTCTGCAACTCGGAATCTCTCTTATCAAATAGAGTCCATTTGCCTTTATCGGCCGGATGACCAATCCGACGCAATGCCATAGACTGTAATTTCAATTGATCGCGTTTTACCGAGCGTTCTTCACAACCCCTTATAAAATCAGAAAGAACAATCATGCTCGTATCAGAGTTGCCATGTTCTTCAAGCACGTTATCAAGAGACTGCGGAATCCCTTTCCCGACATCCGCTGTATAGAAAGTACGAATGACTTTCTGGAAATATTCTGAATGGATCATATCCTTGGGAAAGTCGATAACTGACTTAAAATCCAAAGGAGATTCATAACCCATTCTCAAATTTTTCCCAAGATTTACAGCACCATTTAATACTCTCGTGTTCCCCGCTTTAAAATAATCCAGTTTTTCTTTCCACTCGTTGTAACGGGATTGAGGACCTTTATAAGCTTTCAACTTTTTCAGAAAAAGATCATGCATTGGAGCAATTTCATCCGATACACTATTCCATTTGTTAAGGCAAACTCTCATCAAAGGAGCCAAATAGCGATCACCCCAGCCAGTATTAATTATCGTTGCAATTTTTTCATAAGTCACGGGTCCACCGACAATATCCCCCGCAAAATAGCACATCAGACGGCGTTCCCGAATAGAGAATGGATCCTGTTCTGGGGTATTACGAAAATACGCTACAATTTTACGCCTTATCGCAAGAACCGCACTTTCTGAAATCTCAGTTTCTTCGACAACATCAAGTTTTGCAACAAGCGCCTCCATTTTTTGAAGGTGCTCATTCAAGAGAACTTCTAACTTAGCAGGAAAAACATTCTTCGCTCTTTTTACAAAAGCTTTCTTGTCGAAATCAGGGAGATTGATCATCAGAAAGTTCTCACTTTAAAGTTTTAATAATTTCTTCAATCTGTTCCTGAGCCTTGGTCCTGACTCTGATTTCAACACGTCTCGATTTTTCTTGTGTCGCTCTAGGCTGACTAAAAGAAAGCCCCGTTGCAATAATATATTTTCTCGCAAATTCCAAAAGTGTGGTATCTTTGGAAACATCCGTTTCTGTAAGTCCATATCTTAGCACATTTCGGCTACGAGCTTGCGACAAGTTCATATTGTACAGATAATTGCGTTCAAGAGTTTTGCACAAGCTGTAGCAGGGAGTTGAATCCGTATGTCCTTCAATACGAATTTCCTCAATATGCTCACGGAATTTTTCGCCATCCAAAATTTCAAGATACTTTGGAAAGAAAAACTTCATCATCGATTTATACCGAGGCGGGAGCAAGGTATCCCCCGAAGCAAACAGGACCGGAGTTCCATCCAACGCAATTTCATTGAAACGAACGGTCAAAGTTGCAGAATCCAATTCTGCACCCCACACATTCAAAGAATCTTTAAACGTAGATTTCAATTCCTTGTATATTTCGTCTCTTGTATCCTGATACTTGTTAATGGCCTGTTTTTTAATATTGTCCTGTTTTGTAATCTGCCAAACAAGGGCGATAATCAAAAGAACAAAGACAAACATCAAACCAGACATCATGTCACCTGTAGACATCGCAAACGGATTTTGGTCACCGCCTGCATCTAAAGTTATTTTATGACGTCTAGCCATTACTTTCTTGCTCCATTCAGCACATTCGGGAGTTTTTCCAAAGTATCACTCAATTCCCCATAAGTATTTGAAAGACTTTCAGAAACCTTGGTCACATTCTGCGTGTAGGCATCCAAAAATTCTTTAGTCCGCTTCGCAACAGTTTCAGAATACTGATTCAGGCCATCACTCAGTTCCTTGAAGATACCTTCTAGCGACTCGCTAATTTCCGAGAATTCCTGAGCATATTGCGCAGAAACTTCCTTCGAGTGGTCCAGCGATTCTTCAATTTGCTTGAAAGTATGATCCGTTTCTTCGATGGATTTCTTATAAGTCTGCACCAAATTATCTTGCGATTGTTGCAATGACGTAGCAGAATTTTCAACATGACCAGAAGCAGATTCCAATTTGCTAGCCGCAGATTCCACAGTCTTATGCAATCGTTCAAATTTTGTAAGCAAGGCTGCAGTTTCTTTCAGAGTTGCTGTCGATGCATTTGCCTGCTTTTCAAATTCCTGCATAAGAGCCACAGACTTGTCATTCATCTGAGACTGCTTTTCAACCAAATTTGCACCCACTTGAGCCGTTTGTGCATTAGCGGCAGAAATCTGTTCGCTCATCTGCCCCACATTATTTTGAATATTCTCTGTCAGTTTTTGGAGGATTTCAGGCAAAGTTGACATCGTATCGGATGCGTTATCCAATTGACGCCCAAGAATTTCAAGTCTTTCGGTAGTTGCATTTGACACAGAATTCTTAAGTTCATCAATCATTTCCATGATGCTCCTGCGCAAGTCATCACCAATGCTACTTGCCATCGATGCCGCAGGGCTCTGAATTGCCTTGGTCAGTTCATCCAATTTTTGCATCAAAGGTTCAAGAGCGCTTTCTCTCAACCCATCGCTCAAGCGGTCATAGAATTCTTCAAGCACACCTTCAATCATGGATTTCTGTTCGGCGCAGGATTTCATCACAGCATTCAGCATATTGCCCGAAGTTACCGTATTGCCATTGCCATCGATCGCGGTAAAGTTTTTGGTCATTTCAGCCGCAACAAACTTTATCTGAGAATCCATAGACTTGTTCATTTCAGAAACAAGGCCCTTGACAAGATAGGACATATCCTTCTTTTGACGTTCCTGAATAATAGTCTGTTTTTCAAGTTCCGAGATATAGTACACTTCATCAAGCTTGTCCGATATAGTGACACACTTTTTAGTCAAAATATTCAAGCTATATTTTTCAGCCAAGGTATAAATCGTAGAAAGAAGCATACCAGCCACAGAAGTGACAAAAGCGGTTTTCATACCCGCAATCAAGCCTCCAACACCTTTGATTAATTGGTCAGGATTGTCTTTTATCTGAGTCAAATCAATATCACCAAGACCAATCGTAAGGCCAATGAATGTTCCCAGAACACCAATACCGACAAGGATGCCAGCAGCAGCGCCCATTGCATTGACATTAATTTTAGCAGCTGTCAGAATGGCTCCCAAATTGAAATAGTCCGATG
Coding sequences within it:
- a CDS encoding SNF2-related protein; amino-acid sequence: MLDSIKITETSFVFDNTNAPFLKTLTDNGFATLLADGGIDVPFENVYELNEFEREIVGLPPLYPFEILVSHQGIPFTPAFTYEVSYKSFAPCGDELPKKEQKGPVVSLIVKGEQIEYLLTLEQYRLVKALAEFNGLQSKSKLESYKSFAEIKELSKESASALDETLNNRNVVLPKNVRLDISYNNGELEITPSIDDSSNDEFVKKFDGSSEVHDHYPMAKGVQKTIVVLDTPVQESLKKVKQKRKVKNPEEIKAIVEHPEEFFDPEVTDLSAFYSDRVIGKGLYEPKVYPFITPYKSQWIPSFEVEDRTNGTTKIAIKNATELAEFSEAIATAKRENKPYCEYKGANISIGEAEKMEKFAKEQLRKKEAVTATGPNSIEEKKKQHEVLLIEENLEVTGYDVTKEQNYLPKHLTLEENPYLQKEFKLKDHQVEGIAWLQNLAKNAKGGLLADDMGLGKTLQVLYMLDWHSRFNNAANKPYLIVAPVSLLENWVREYKRFFKEGMNIEIVERIPNENKGFVAFHAYKHIMVVGYEAMRRGQFTLAAIDFAVIVLDEAQKVKAPGAMVTNAAKALKSDLRISMTGTPVENTYMDLWCIMDFAVPGLLGNAKEFARKYQDPLKDAETDIAMLGNKLRHELGGYFLRRIKSEVSKDLPEKHVEYHKVPMPSEQYSRYVAAINLGIKTHAHPFERIQSLRKISDHPYLDFKDVDHLSVDDLIRSSAKLSATMRILEDIRAKNEKVIIFTDRRDMQRMFQRILLQKFGIEASVINGDTSTSDRGNKVSRQKTVDIFQEKSGFNVIIMSQLAAGVGLNVVGANHVIHYSRHWNPAKEMQATDRVYRIGQTKDVYVHFPMAVCDNFDSFDVVLDALLQNKTHLASASLYPTDRIEVVQKELDGKLFGTTMADDQSYVALEDIDDMNEYLFEAFVAVFYAALGYKTVVTPRSGDKGVDVLAFGSKDNLAIQCKHSRNKVGVEALGEVAVGANVYKEKYSGKVFKPVVFTNSEFGVDAKERAKSSDITLVDGSSLSKSFKSNTYQWNDVYMADSNR
- a CDS encoding EH signature domain-containing protein — protein: MINLPDFDKKAFVKRAKNVFPAKLEVLLNEHLQKMEALVAKLDVVEETEISESAVLAIRRKIVAYFRNTPEQDPFSIRERRLMCYFAGDIVGGPVTYEKIATIINTGWGDRYLAPLMRVCLNKWNSVSDEIAPMHDLFLKKLKAYKGPQSRYNEWKEKLDYFKAGNTRVLNGAVNLGKNLRMGYESPLDFKSVIDFPKDMIHSEYFQKVIRTFYTADVGKGIPQSLDNVLEEHGNSDTSMIVLSDFIRGCEERSVKRDQLKLQSMALRRIGHPADKGKWTLFDKRDSELQKKVENARQIVNFWLIQEYINEIFQTLIVDPRRKEFWLQLTKTISDVKVIGPADGKRRLSRIESLKDSLDYCFKVTASQTSAYAFVMTIGSYKFIEFSEKGNALYIYRNDENVDQLLGANRIYSVNDLKKPYLPNMDTSYAYSCRMVHKSSNWEYPLLMWMKRYVR
- a CDS encoding OmpA/MotB family protein produces the protein MARRHKITLDAGGDQNPFAMSTGDMMSGLMFVFVLLIIALVWQITKQDNIKKQAINKYQDTRDEIYKELKSTFKDSLNVWGAELDSATLTVRFNEIALDGTPVLFASGDTLLPPRYKSMMKFFFPKYLEILDGEKFREHIEEIRIEGHTDSTPCYSLCKTLERNYLYNMNLSQARSRNVLRYGLTETDVSKDTTLLEFARKYIIATGLSFSQPRATQEKSRRVEIRVRTKAQEQIEEIIKTLK